The window TAGACGCCGCAGTACAGATCGCAGTGGGCATGGGCTTCGGTGGCGTCGGCGAAAAGTCGTTGCAGCATGCGCCTAACTTACCCTTTGATCATGCGTCATAACCATGGGCTTGGGTATTGGCCCGTGCGCCGGTTTGTCGTGGTCGAGGACTCGATGCGGCCGACGCTGCACCCCGGCGACGGGCTGCTCTCGGTGCGCGGCGGCAGGCCGCGGCAGGGCCAGTTGCGGGTGTTCCCCGACCCCCGATTGCCGTCGCGCTGGCTGGTCAAACGCGTCGGCGAGGTGCGGGGCAGTGGACGTGGCGCAGCGTTCGAGGCGTGCTCGGACAATCCGGGCGCGCCGGGTGTGGTCGACTCGCGGCGCTTCGGGTGGGTGCCCGCGGCCGGTTCCTATCGGGTGGTGTGGACGGTGCGCGGCCGCCGGTAGTGGGGACTCACTGCGGATGGGTGGCCAGGTAGTCCTGGACGGGAATGCGTTCGGTCTCGGCAAAACCGATGGGCAGCAGGATGTCTCCGGCAGTGGAGAAGTAGTAGACGTCCCAGCGGTAGTAGTCGCCGAAGGCGGCGGGGTCGGCGGCCATCGCCGCGGCGTACTGGCTGACGGCCGCCACGTACTGGCTGGCGTTGTTGTACCGGAAGATCGCGCGATCGGGGTCGGTGGCGAAACCGTTGGCGGCCAGGTAGCGCCCGGCTGCCATGATGGCGTCGCGCGGATTGCGGACGTCACCGCCCTCGCCGAACGCGGCGAAGGTCGACGGCAGGAACTGCATCGGGCCCTCTGCCCCGGCGGTGCTGACCCCGTGGATGCTGCCGAACCGGGTCTCGATGAAGTTGATCGCGGCCAGGTAGTTCCACCCGACGCCGGTGGCCGCTTCGGCCTCGCGGTAGTAGCCGAGCAGCTCGTCGGCGGGAGGCGGCGGTTCGATCCGCCAGGCCGGCAGAGTGTCGCTCGGGACGGCCATCGCCGCCAGTTGACGGCGGGCTTCGATGTTGCGGTCATAGAAGCCGAGCAGTTCCGGCGGGATCTTGGGCCGGATGATCCCGTCCCAGTCCGGGTGACGGCCGATGGCACGGTAGGCCACCTGCTGGCGATGCGCGGCGGCGACCAGGGCGTCCTCCGGTGTCGACGGGTCGCGCAGCGCCAGTTCGTCGGCGACCAGGTCGTCGCCGATCCGGGCGGGATCCGATGCCAGCCGAGGCGAGGTGACCGGGGCAGCCGGCTCGGCCGCCGCGACCGCGGTGGTCGATACCAGCGCGACGGGCGCCGTCGCGGGGTGGCCACAGCCGGCCAGGGTCAATGTGAGCGCGGCCGCGGCCAGCGGCGCGACCACCCGGAAAGGACTCATCACGTCGAGTCTTTCCTATCCGGGCGGTCCACCGCATCGAATTCTCACGGGAAGGGGATCACCGGCGGTTCCGGCAGGGTGAATCCGGGATCGCTGCTTTGGCCCCGGGTGTCTGCTGCCGGTGCGGTTCGGGACGATGACCCCATCGTCGCGGCCCGGCAGTGCGTGCAGACGCCCGGTGGTTCCAAGCACGTGATCGGCGAGGCGGTGGACCTCGGCGGGACCGGCGCCGACCGATAGGGTCTTCGAAATGAGGAGCCTTCCGGAGATCCGTGCCGCATTGGAGAGTTGCTACGCGCAGTTCGAGGCGCTGTGCGCCGACCTCGGTGACGCCGAGTGGCAGACCCGGTCGCTGTGCCCGGACTGGAACGTCCACGAGGTCGTCCAGCACGTCACCAGCATCGAGGCTGTGATGGCCGGCTGGCTGCCGCAGGACGACGCCACACCGCCGCCGTTCGAGAAGGCCGCCAAGTTCCTGGAGGGCACCGACGGCCCCGCGGTGCTCGTCGAGAAGGTCCGCGGAGTCTACGACAGCAGGCGCGCTGACTTGGGCAAGCTGACCACCGAGGATCTGCAGCGCCCGTCGTGGATGCCCACCGGCCGGGGCACCTACGGACGATTCCTGGAGATCCGGGTGTTCGACTTCTGGGTGCACGAGCGCGACATCAGCACCCCGCTCGGCCGCAAGACCGACGACTCAGGTCTGGCCGCCGAGATCGCGCTGGCCGAGGTGGAGGGCTCCATCGGTTACATCGTTGGCAAGAAGGTCGGTCTGCCCGACGGCAAGAGCTTGGCCATCCGGCTGACTGGGCCGATCGTCCGGGAGATCGACGTGCGTGTCGACGGCCGCGCCCAGCGCGTCGAGCACCTGGAGCACCCGGACGCGACGTTGGCCACGGACTCCACCACCTTCATCCAACTCGCTTGCGGCCGAATCGATCCGCAGGCCCAGATCGACTCCGGCGCAGTCAGTTGGAGCGGCGACGACGAGATCGGCGATCGCGCCGCCCGCAACCTGAGGTTCACGATGTGACCGGGCGCCCGGAGTCGGGGGACTTCCACTTCGACGTCATGTTGCCCGTACGCGTTCTTCCCCGACGGCCACTGCCTGTGTCGATCAACCGCGGTGAGGTCATCAACTTCGGCGAGCGCGCGTCGGAGGTTTACGCATCGTCATCATCGTCGGGTTCGAGCGCGGGATCCGACAACGACATCAGGAAGATGAGCCCGAGCAGGGCGGAGATGATGAACGCCGAGAAGATGTCGAACCACTGGAACGGGTACAACGCGCCGTCGATCGAGAGCACGAGAGTCGTCTCGACCAACCCGAACAGCACCAAGAACACCGCTTGCCGGATGCGCGACAGACTCCGATGTCGCCGTGTGCGCCGCAACTCCACAGCGAAAGTCAAGAGCAGGATCGGAAGGATCTGCGCGAGCGTCATCGCGGTGGAGCTGTCCACCAGAACGATCCGTCCAGCCAAGGCCCGCCTCCCCACCAGGTCGTGAAGGAAGCATCTTCTCACGGCCGGCCCTGCAGGCGGTCCGACAGCTGAAGCAAATTGACGCAAACCAATATTCGAGTGTTCGGGCCGGCCGGGTTACGCTGTCTATCGATGCCGATACTGAGGTTTTCTTACTTGGGGCGTGTGAGGTTGGGGTGTGACTGGAGTTCCGGCGTGTCGTGAGAGCAAGACGTGGGGTCCCTGCTCAAGGATCGGTTTCGACCAAGAAAGCCGTTCCGCTGCAAGAGGACCCCACGTGTTCACCCGATCCACAGATCTTGAACGTTCACCTAGTAGTGAATGTTGTTGTTGCACAAGCTAACTCGCATTGGTTAACTGGTAACGGCGCGTGCTCGACAGGTGCGAGTTCGTGCAGGTCGGGTGCCTGTTCGGCGACTTCACCGGCATCGACCTCGGCCTGGCGCACCCACTTGCGTAGCGTCTCCGGGTTCATCCCCAGCCGGCCAGAGATGGCCTTTATCGCCGCCCACTCGCTGTCGTAGTCGTCACGGTGTTCGCGGACCAACCGCACCGCCCTGGCCTTGGTGTTCTCGTCGTACTTGCTCGGCATCGCGCCATCCTTCCCAACAAAGGAAGTGCGCATAAAACCGGGGACGGTTCAAGGCTTCCCGCCTTCACTCCGGCGGAGCTACCAGCTTGGCTGACGGATTCGCGTAGACGACGTACGCGAGCCAACTGATGTCCGGTGATTGCCGCCCCGCTTCGCGCGCGAGCCGCACCGCGGCTGAAACCGTTTCGCCAGCCAGAAGCTGTTTATAGAACTCTTCACCGAAGGTCCGCGCAAGCTTGTCGCCCACGGACCACAGCGTGCTGACGAAGGCGCCCGCACCGCCGCCGAGGAAGGCGTGCGCGAAACCACCCATGCTTCCGAGCTCGATGTTTTGCTGACCCACCTGGCAGGCATTGAGAAAGACCAAGGGGCCGCCGCTGCCGTCCTTGTTAAGCTCCGCGTTCGCCCGGACGTTGTCGTCGCTGAAGAAGATGCCCTTGAAGTTCCCGTCCGCTTGCTTCACATCGCCGAGCTGGATCACGGTTTGTTTCGACCCGTCCTGCTTCGCGAGTCCGTGCCCTGCGAAGTGAAAGATGTCGAAGTCGCCTTCGTTCAGCATCTTTCGAAGAGCGCCCGCGGTTGGGTCGACCGGTGTGGCGTCCAGTTTGTCCTTCAGGAATTTTTCCTCTTCCTCGATCTGCGCCAGCGTCGACGTATACCGGTTCCCATATTTGGCGCACAGTGATCGGACGCGGCCGTGACGTCGCCGCAACGTCCTCGGCAGGTACCCGACCTTCGGCAGGTTCAGCCAGCGCACCAGACCCAGCTGGCCGAGGAAGAGCGCAGCTTGGGGCCGCGCTGCCGCGTCGGGATCCTTGAGATGTATGAGTTCCCAGGGGATGAACGGTTCGCTAGAGCGTACGACCAGTCGTTTCAGATCGTCTCGGTGCTTCCAGAGTTCCCTCTGCAGATTCTCGGGGAAGATCTGGGTGAACAGATTGCTGCCGATGTCTTGAAGATTCTCCAGGAAGTTGTTCGCGTCCTCTTGGCTGTTGAGCCGCGTTGCTTCGATCTCTGCGAAGAGACCCTTGACGTACTGCTCCCGATCGCCAAGATCCGGCGACACCCCGTGGGTCGAGATGTCGAGCGATTCGTCGAACATGTCGTACTCGTACCGAACCTTGTTGCCGTCAACGGTCTCGAAGATGGTCAGCACTTGAGCCCGCTCCGCTTCGGCGGGGGGCGCGACGGGAACACCCGCCTCCGCGGGCCGCGTGGTCGGTTCGCCCGAGAGTTCCTGCTCGACAACTGCCTTCAGGCTCAAGGACAGCAGTGGCAGTTCCCCTTGTCGAGCCACGACCCACACCTCGCATGAACCCAGTTGCGTGGGTATGAAGTCGAAGAACAAGGGCGCGACGTGACCCGATTTGGGCATGGCAATCGAAACTCGGCCCTCTCCAACGATTTCCGCATTGATCATCGGAATCAGTTGAATGACAACAGCACGATTGGGATCCCGCGGGAAGAAGCCTTCTATTTCACCGAATGTTTCACCGGCGTTCACGATGACGCCTTCGTGGGACAGCGTGCAGGTAACGGTTACCGTTCCACCGAGCTTGACCCGGTCCGGCATCTGCGCGGTCAGGTGCGCCCGGTCCCCCGCGTCCTCGGCACGGTCGGCTTGCGCTGGGCCAGGCCTTCCGGGAGGCTGCGGGCGTTCCACCATTTCGTCGAGGGACATCGGCGGCAGTGGCTGGGGTATGACCGCGATTGGACGGCCGCCGTCGACGACGACGGTGTCCGGTGGGGGTCTGTCGTCAGCGGCTATGGCCGGCTGAGGCGTCACCTCGCCGATGTCGATGATTGGTGAGCCCGGCAGATCGTCGAAATTGATGGCGTCATTCAAGGAGCGCGTGCCCGGCACTCCCTGGATGTGCGTCGAGATCATCTCTCGATCAAAGGG is drawn from Candidatus Mycolicibacterium alkanivorans and contains these coding sequences:
- a CDS encoding S26 family signal peptidase, whose amino-acid sequence is MRHNHGLGYWPVRRFVVVEDSMRPTLHPGDGLLSVRGGRPRQGQLRVFPDPRLPSRWLVKRVGEVRGSGRGAAFEACSDNPGAPGVVDSRRFGWVPAAGSYRVVWTVRGRR
- a CDS encoding lytic transglycosylase domain-containing protein yields the protein MSPFRVVAPLAAAALTLTLAGCGHPATAPVALVSTTAVAAAEPAAPVTSPRLASDPARIGDDLVADELALRDPSTPEDALVAAAHRQQVAYRAIGRHPDWDGIIRPKIPPELLGFYDRNIEARRQLAAMAVPSDTLPAWRIEPPPPADELLGYYREAEAATGVGWNYLAAINFIETRFGSIHGVSTAGAEGPMQFLPSTFAAFGEGGDVRNPRDAIMAAGRYLAANGFATDPDRAIFRYNNASQYVAAVSQYAAAMAADPAAFGDYYRWDVYYFSTAGDILLPIGFAETERIPVQDYLATHPQ
- a CDS encoding maleylpyruvate isomerase family mycothiol-dependent enzyme produces the protein MRSLPEIRAALESCYAQFEALCADLGDAEWQTRSLCPDWNVHEVVQHVTSIEAVMAGWLPQDDATPPPFEKAAKFLEGTDGPAVLVEKVRGVYDSRRADLGKLTTEDLQRPSWMPTGRGTYGRFLEIRVFDFWVHERDISTPLGRKTDDSGLAAEIALAEVEGSIGYIVGKKVGLPDGKSLAIRLTGPIVREIDVRVDGRAQRVEHLEHPDATLATDSTTFIQLACGRIDPQAQIDSGAVSWSGDDEIGDRAARNLRFTM
- a CDS encoding DUF7379 domain-containing protein; this translates as METQSFADGTLRVTYPDAFDPPTELREAVPGLRDADPLTLAVDDPTALIVGALGEQQFTLVRPLELAPTPGLGGARMASPESATWTVNLDVAADENAVILLDHDGVVSWQLPDRRTESKAPPTRGRADVARSTVTFELTVGDDTSAGGGLRDATGGLLPAIGRLRAHVLKFVAKAVAGQAMTFLERDVQRGLVVIKSHNPVQWELVSTLADVNLPCDRPARILLLVHGTFSSTLGSFAGLAATPEGRDFLEGAISSHDAVIGFDHPTLSRDPMENATDLLTRLQAAQLPVPPTIDVVCYSRGGLVARSLIEYLLPSSTWRANAGRVVFIGATNGGTSMVEPENWREFIDLYTNLAMASTRAIGLIWGSLPIAEIARGVIDGVGALVKYLVAYSIDGGGVPGLAAMKPDGDFVRQINQSQPGQPGSGTPWFVISSDFEPRLVSDDDRLRELPARLIKKLVDGLADQLFGTPNDLVVDTKSMSSIDAETGGFVADSLAFGANGRVYHLAYFIQPEVARALTDWLVGQRGSGVVPPGSVVQANLPRAAQRDIAVVDIDTPVSDVRRRLNSNTTWLVVRNTGGSISRGGGGFDRSSGSFINYPFDREMISTHIQGVPGTRSLNDAINFDDLPGSPIIDIGEVTPQPAIAADDRPPPDTVVVDGGRPIAVIPQPLPPMSLDEMVERPQPPGRPGPAQADRAEDAGDRAHLTAQMPDRVKLGGTVTVTCTLSHEGVIVNAGETFGEIEGFFPRDPNRAVVIQLIPMINAEIVGEGRVSIAMPKSGHVAPLFFDFIPTQLGSCEVWVVARQGELPLLSLSLKAVVEQELSGEPTTRPAEAGVPVAPPAEAERAQVLTIFETVDGNKVRYEYDMFDESLDISTHGVSPDLGDREQYVKGLFAEIEATRLNSQEDANNFLENLQDIGSNLFTQIFPENLQRELWKHRDDLKRLVVRSSEPFIPWELIHLKDPDAAARPQAALFLGQLGLVRWLNLPKVGYLPRTLRRRHGRVRSLCAKYGNRYTSTLAQIEEEEKFLKDKLDATPVDPTAGALRKMLNEGDFDIFHFAGHGLAKQDGSKQTVIQLGDVKQADGNFKGIFFSDDNVRANAELNKDGSGGPLVFLNACQVGQQNIELGSMGGFAHAFLGGGAGAFVSTLWSVGDKLARTFGEEFYKQLLAGETVSAAVRLAREAGRQSPDISWLAYVVYANPSAKLVAPPE